One genomic region from Haloprofundus salinisoli encodes:
- a CDS encoding Cdc6/Cdc18 family protein, whose product MTEDDSHSDDGEPADTASEQRRRAGDEETSNTRSDTPSDRTPPDQTSEGRSADPAADGSTETGDAADESELSTARRSGAPNPSRALSDVALDDDGDDSRGLFDDLLSGEPIFENKEVLRPSYTPHELPHRTDQINQMATILVSALRGETPSNILIYGKTGTGKTASAKFVSQELERTSQKYDVPCEVEYINCEVTDTQYRVLAQLANKFIEKNHAVIDDRLRSLETLAGRAREDENALADTGFDAVGDVDARISELERDREEMESVPMTGWPTDRVYSTFFDAVDYNERVVVIMLDEIDKLVEKSGDDTLYNLSRMNSELDNSRISIMGISNDLKFTDFLDPRVKSSLGEEEIVFPPYDANQLRDILQHRADVAFKSHVLSEHVIPLCAAFAAQEHGDARRALDLLRTAGELAERSQADGVAETHVRQAQDKIELDRVVEVVRTLPTQSKIVLFSIILLEKNGVHNINTGEVFNIYKRLCEELDADILTQRRVTDLISELDMLGIVNAVVVSKGRYGRTKEISLSVPIDETEAVLLSDSRLGDIENAQPFVQARFDN is encoded by the coding sequence ATGACCGAAGACGACTCACACTCCGACGACGGTGAACCCGCGGACACGGCGTCGGAGCAACGAAGACGCGCTGGCGACGAGGAGACGAGCAACACACGGTCCGACACCCCATCGGACCGAACTCCACCCGACCAGACCAGCGAGGGGAGGTCGGCCGACCCCGCGGCTGACGGTTCCACCGAAACAGGGGACGCCGCCGACGAATCCGAGCTCTCGACCGCTCGACGGTCCGGCGCGCCGAACCCCTCGCGTGCACTGAGCGACGTCGCACTCGACGACGACGGCGACGATAGTCGCGGCCTGTTCGACGACTTGCTCTCGGGAGAGCCGATCTTCGAGAACAAGGAGGTCCTTCGACCGTCGTACACGCCCCACGAGCTCCCCCACCGGACCGACCAGATCAACCAGATGGCGACGATTCTCGTCTCCGCGCTCCGCGGCGAGACGCCGTCGAACATCCTCATCTACGGGAAGACGGGGACCGGCAAGACCGCAAGCGCGAAGTTCGTCAGCCAGGAACTGGAACGGACCTCACAGAAGTACGACGTCCCCTGCGAGGTCGAGTACATCAACTGCGAGGTGACCGACACCCAGTATCGCGTTCTCGCACAGCTCGCAAACAAGTTCATCGAGAAGAACCACGCGGTCATCGACGATCGCCTCCGTTCGCTCGAAACGCTGGCCGGACGGGCGCGCGAAGACGAGAACGCCCTCGCCGACACCGGGTTCGACGCCGTCGGCGATGTCGACGCCCGCATCTCGGAACTCGAACGCGACCGCGAGGAGATGGAGTCGGTTCCGATGACGGGGTGGCCGACCGACCGCGTCTACTCGACTTTTTTCGACGCCGTCGACTACAACGAACGCGTCGTCGTTATCATGCTCGACGAGATCGACAAACTCGTCGAGAAATCCGGCGACGACACGCTGTACAACCTCTCGCGGATGAACTCCGAGTTGGACAACTCGCGCATCTCCATCATGGGCATCTCCAACGACCTGAAGTTCACCGACTTCCTCGACCCGCGCGTCAAATCCTCGCTCGGCGAGGAGGAGATCGTCTTCCCGCCGTACGACGCCAACCAGCTGCGCGACATCCTCCAACACCGCGCGGACGTCGCGTTCAAGAGCCACGTGCTCTCCGAGCACGTCATCCCGCTGTGTGCGGCGTTCGCCGCGCAGGAACACGGCGACGCTCGTCGCGCACTCGACCTCCTCCGGACCGCAGGCGAACTCGCCGAGCGGAGTCAGGCCGATGGCGTCGCGGAGACGCACGTCCGGCAGGCACAGGACAAGATCGAACTCGATCGGGTCGTCGAAGTGGTCCGCACGCTCCCGACGCAGAGCAAAATCGTGCTCTTTTCTATCATCCTCCTCGAGAAGAACGGCGTCCACAACATCAACACCGGCGAGGTGTTCAACATCTACAAACGCCTCTGCGAGGAGCTCGACGCCGACATCCTCACGCAGCGCCGTGTCACCGATCTCATCAGCGAACTCGACATGCTCGGCATCGTCAACGCCGTCGTCGTCTCCAAAGGTCGCTACGGTCGGACGAAGGAGATCAGCCTCTCGGTTCCCATCGACGAGACTGAAGCCGTCCTCCTCTCCGATTCGCGTCTCGGCGACATCGAGAACGCCCAGCCGTTTGTACAGGCGCGATTCGACAACTGA
- a CDS encoding S26 family signal peptidase encodes MFLRELLSSAAIVLAIGALLFAVAGVWPPMVAVESGSMEPHMERGDLIFITEPGRFAPDAGGGSSVVTFAEGQEADYRSLGSYGSVIVYDNPNSAGPPIIHRAMFRVESGENWYEKANPDYITADNCEELEFCPAPYDAYITKGDNNPTYDQTSTISAPVKEEWVTGVARVRIPYLGWVRLAFASTAPATTDAGPSVVVFSPTEESSTTERLSEPSASVGSPPTTASISA; translated from the coding sequence ATGTTTCTCCGGGAACTGCTCAGCAGTGCTGCCATCGTTCTCGCTATCGGAGCCCTCCTGTTCGCCGTCGCCGGCGTCTGGCCTCCGATGGTCGCCGTCGAGAGCGGGAGCATGGAACCGCACATGGAGCGAGGCGACCTCATCTTCATCACCGAACCCGGTCGGTTCGCACCGGACGCAGGCGGCGGGTCGAGCGTCGTCACGTTCGCCGAAGGTCAGGAAGCGGACTACCGGTCACTCGGGTCCTACGGCTCCGTTATCGTCTACGACAACCCTAACAGCGCCGGCCCGCCGATTATCCACCGGGCCATGTTTCGGGTCGAATCGGGCGAGAACTGGTACGAGAAGGCGAACCCGGACTACATCACCGCAGACAACTGCGAGGAACTGGAGTTCTGTCCCGCGCCGTACGACGCCTACATTACGAAGGGCGACAACAACCCGACGTACGACCAGACGAGCACCATCAGTGCACCCGTCAAAGAGGAGTGGGTAACCGGCGTCGCGCGGGTTCGTATTCCGTATCTCGGATGGGTTCGCCTCGCCTTTGCGAGCACGGCACCTGCGACGACCGACGCTGGACCGTCAGTCGTCGTTTTCTCGCCAACGGAGGAGTCGTCGACCACCGAACGTCTCTCGGAACCGAGCGCATCCGTCGGGTCGCCTCCAACGACGGCGTCTATCTCGGCGTAA
- a CDS encoding DNA-directed DNA polymerase II small subunit has product MPLETPSRIVKALASRGYNAEREAVTLLASAANPPEALERAIEAAPDDALRLTVDQVRAVLDGGANAADAPTKPTPASPASSPSSDPADSTDPANSTDSTDPVDSVNSDGTMDSSATTTAAPSESSTVNPSVSTAPSTENPPTQTSSPVETEGSSSRSAETVTAPTTRSPDANSDSAHVRDPAKRSLDIANDMTGASTGTGEYKQFVTTFRDRYDRLSKLLRGRVNHRPAKSIGDMVGGSEVDLIGLVNDVRSTASGHWLVELEDTTGTFPCLVMKDKGIADNVDELLMDECIAIQGTLSDDSGIVFVDTLHFPDVPRTFRPKTADRHVQAALISDVHVGSQEFMADAWHSFTDWLHTPEADPVEYLLIAGDMVEGVGVYPNQDEELDTVDIYDQYEEFSEYLKEVPGDTEIVMIPGNHDAVRLAEPQPGFDEELRDIMTAHDAHITSNPSTVTIENVSVLMYHGVSLDEVIAELPAEKASYDEPHKAMYQLLKKRHVAPQYGGHMRLAPEERDYLVIDDVPEVFHTGHVHKLGWGKYHNVLAVNSGCWQEQTDFQKSVNINPDSGYAPILDLDTLDMTVRKFA; this is encoded by the coding sequence GTGCCGCTGGAGACGCCCTCACGCATCGTGAAAGCGCTCGCCAGCCGCGGCTACAACGCCGAACGCGAGGCCGTGACCCTGCTCGCCAGCGCAGCGAACCCCCCCGAGGCGTTGGAGCGTGCCATCGAAGCCGCCCCCGACGACGCACTTCGACTCACCGTCGACCAGGTCAGAGCGGTCCTCGACGGCGGAGCCAACGCGGCGGACGCGCCGACGAAGCCGACCCCGGCCTCGCCTGCCTCGTCCCCGTCGTCCGACCCGGCCGATTCGACCGACCCGGCCAACTCGACCGACTCGACCGACCCAGTTGACTCGGTCAACTCGGACGGTACGATGGACTCCAGCGCGACCACGACGGCAGCCCCCTCCGAGTCGTCGACGGTCAACCCGTCCGTTTCCACTGCACCCTCGACGGAGAATCCGCCGACTCAGACGAGTTCTCCAGTGGAAACGGAGGGGTCGAGCTCCCGATCCGCGGAGACGGTCACCGCGCCGACGACCCGTTCGCCGGACGCGAACTCCGACTCCGCGCACGTCCGCGACCCCGCGAAACGCTCGCTCGACATCGCCAACGACATGACCGGCGCGAGTACCGGCACCGGCGAGTACAAGCAGTTCGTCACGACGTTTCGGGACCGCTACGACCGCCTGTCGAAACTCCTTCGCGGACGTGTCAACCACCGACCGGCGAAGTCCATCGGCGACATGGTCGGGGGCAGTGAAGTCGACCTCATCGGCCTCGTCAACGACGTTCGCTCGACGGCGAGCGGTCACTGGCTCGTCGAACTGGAGGACACCACGGGGACGTTCCCCTGTCTGGTGATGAAGGACAAGGGCATCGCCGACAACGTCGACGAACTCCTGATGGACGAGTGCATCGCCATCCAGGGGACGCTCTCGGACGACTCGGGTATCGTCTTCGTCGATACGCTGCACTTTCCGGACGTGCCGCGGACGTTCCGGCCGAAGACGGCCGACAGACACGTCCAGGCGGCGCTCATCTCCGACGTCCACGTCGGCAGCCAGGAGTTCATGGCCGACGCGTGGCACTCCTTTACCGACTGGCTCCACACCCCCGAAGCCGACCCGGTCGAGTATCTGCTCATCGCCGGCGACATGGTCGAGGGCGTCGGCGTCTACCCGAATCAGGACGAGGAGCTCGACACCGTCGACATCTACGACCAGTACGAGGAGTTCTCCGAGTATCTGAAGGAGGTGCCCGGCGACACGGAGATCGTCATGATACCGGGCAACCACGACGCGGTCCGCCTCGCAGAACCGCAACCGGGCTTCGACGAGGAACTTCGAGACATCATGACCGCCCACGACGCCCACATTACCTCGAATCCCTCGACGGTGACCATCGAGAACGTCTCGGTGCTGATGTATCACGGCGTCTCTCTCGACGAGGTCATCGCCGAACTCCCCGCCGAGAAGGCGAGTTACGACGAACCGCACAAGGCGATGTACCAACTTCTCAAAAAGCGCCACGTCGCCCCGCAGTACGGCGGTCACATGCGCCTCGCGCCCGAAGAGCGCGACTACCTCGTCATCGACGACGTCCCCGAGGTGTTCCACACCGGCCACGTCCACAAACTCGGCTGGGGGAAGTACCACAACGTCCTCGCGGTCAACTCGGGCTGCTGGCAGGAGCAGACCGACTTCCAGAAGAGCGTCAACATCAATCCTGATTCCGGTTATGCGCCGATTCTCGACCTCGACACGCTGGATATGACGGTTCGGAAGTTCGCATAG
- a CDS encoding aspartate kinase produces the protein MRVVAKFGGTSLGSGDRINRAADSVAAAVEQGHEIAVVASAMGSTTDDLLDEIQFEADDRDRAEIVSMGERTSVRMLKAALSARGVDALFVEPGSEEWPIITNDLGEVDVEETQRRAADLARRLDGVVPVITGFLAQNLDDEITTLGRGGSDTSAVMLGRYMDADEVVIVTDVEGVMTGDPRVVEGARNVGRITVDELRNLSFRGAEVVAPSALSYKDDHLAVRVVHYQHGDLLTGGTQIEGQFRNLIDLQETQLACLTVAGRAIRNRPGILADLSESLRGSNINIEAVASGMDSVTIYVATEEAEEAESLLHDAVVADQSLSSVTVDEPVAVIRITGGELPNQPGIIRGIVSPLAEASINIHDLITSATSVAVFVDWDDREQTLEIVQERM, from the coding sequence ATGCGAGTAGTCGCGAAGTTCGGCGGGACGAGTCTCGGCAGCGGCGACCGAATCAACCGCGCCGCCGACTCCGTCGCCGCCGCCGTCGAACAGGGGCACGAAATCGCCGTCGTCGCCAGCGCGATGGGCAGCACGACCGACGACCTACTGGACGAAATTCAGTTCGAGGCCGACGACCGCGACCGCGCCGAAATCGTCAGCATGGGCGAGCGAACGAGCGTCCGGATGCTGAAGGCCGCGCTCTCGGCGCGCGGCGTCGACGCGCTGTTCGTCGAACCCGGCAGCGAGGAGTGGCCCATCATCACGAACGACCTCGGCGAAGTCGACGTCGAGGAGACCCAGCGCCGCGCGGCGGACCTCGCGCGGCGACTCGACGGCGTCGTCCCGGTCATCACCGGCTTCCTCGCACAGAACCTCGACGACGAGATAACGACGCTCGGCCGCGGCGGCAGCGACACCAGCGCCGTCATGCTCGGCAGGTATATGGACGCCGACGAGGTCGTCATCGTCACCGACGTCGAAGGCGTCATGACCGGCGACCCACGCGTCGTCGAGGGCGCGCGAAACGTCGGGCGCATCACCGTCGACGAACTCCGGAACCTCTCGTTCCGCGGCGCTGAAGTCGTCGCCCCGAGCGCGCTGAGCTACAAGGACGACCACCTCGCGGTTCGCGTCGTCCATTACCAACACGGCGACCTGCTGACCGGCGGCACCCAGATAGAGGGCCAGTTCCGCAACCTCATCGACCTCCAGGAGACGCAGTTGGCCTGCCTCACCGTCGCCGGCCGCGCGATTCGCAACCGCCCGGGCATCCTCGCGGATCTCTCGGAGTCGCTTCGAGGCTCCAACATCAACATCGAAGCCGTCGCCAGCGGGATGGACTCGGTCACGATCTACGTCGCCACCGAGGAAGCCGAAGAGGCCGAGAGCCTGCTGCACGACGCCGTCGTCGCCGACCAGTCGCTCTCCAGCGTCACTGTCGACGAGCCCGTCGCCGTCATCCGCATCACCGGCGGCGAACTCCCCAACCAACCCGGAATCATCCGCGGCATCGTCTCGCCGCTGGCCGAAGCGAGCATCAACATCCACGACCTCATCACGAGCGCCACTTCCGTCGCCGTCTTCGTCGACTGGGACGACCGCGAGCAGACCCTCGAAATCGTCCAAGAGAGGATGTAG
- a CDS encoding NADH:flavin oxidoreductase — protein MSEFDALFETFEFEGVSLDNRVGLAPMTRTSATDDGRATDRMTRYYAKFARGGFGFLVSEGVYPDTEYSQGYLNQPGLATEEQTKSWTEVTDAVHEEGKPIFAQLMHAGAISQGNPHADETVAPSAVQPEGEKAELYGGSGAFETPRELTIEELGDIEASFVEAAENAREAGFDGVELHAANGYLLNEFLAPDANQRDDRYGGDAENRARFPAEVVEAVSEALPDEFVVGIRVSQTKVNDETHEWPGEEYAATVFDVLSEAGADYVHTTEGDGLAPAFGDDGPTLAEVAVEHADAPVVANGGLGDPEAARAALDDGADLLTLGTSALANADWPERVRNDEDLDEFDPGAILVPEATIGDNELPDTDAAAETADD, from the coding sequence ATGTCCGAATTCGACGCGCTGTTCGAGACGTTCGAGTTCGAGGGAGTGTCGCTCGACAACAGAGTCGGCCTCGCGCCGATGACCCGGACGAGTGCGACAGACGACGGTCGCGCCACAGACCGGATGACGCGGTACTACGCCAAGTTCGCCCGCGGCGGCTTCGGCTTTCTCGTCTCCGAGGGCGTCTACCCCGACACCGAGTACAGCCAGGGCTACCTGAACCAACCCGGTCTCGCCACCGAGGAGCAGACCAAATCGTGGACGGAAGTCACCGACGCGGTCCACGAGGAAGGCAAACCAATCTTCGCCCAGCTGATGCACGCCGGCGCGATCTCGCAGGGGAACCCCCACGCCGACGAGACGGTCGCCCCCTCGGCTGTCCAGCCGGAAGGTGAGAAAGCGGAGCTGTACGGCGGTAGCGGTGCGTTCGAGACGCCGCGTGAACTGACCATCGAAGAACTCGGCGACATCGAGGCGTCGTTCGTCGAAGCCGCAGAGAACGCCCGCGAAGCCGGCTTCGACGGCGTCGAACTCCACGCCGCCAACGGCTACCTGCTCAACGAGTTCCTCGCGCCCGACGCCAACCAGCGCGACGACCGCTACGGCGGCGACGCCGAGAACCGCGCGCGCTTCCCCGCCGAAGTCGTCGAGGCCGTCTCCGAGGCGCTGCCCGACGAGTTCGTCGTCGGCATCCGCGTCTCGCAGACGAAGGTGAACGATGAGACGCACGAGTGGCCCGGCGAGGAGTACGCGGCGACGGTGTTCGATGTGCTCTCGGAGGCGGGCGCGGACTACGTTCACACCACCGAGGGCGACGGTCTCGCCCCGGCGTTCGGCGACGACGGCCCGACGCTCGCCGAAGTCGCCGTCGAACACGCCGACGCGCCCGTCGTCGCCAACGGCGGACTCGGCGACCCCGAGGCGGCCCGCGCCGCGCTCGACGACGGGGCGGACCTCCTGACGCTCGGGACGAGCGCGCTCGCCAACGCCGACTGGCCCGAGCGCGTCCGAAACGACGAGGACCTCGACGAGTTCGACCCCGGCGCGATTCTCGTCCCCGAGGCGACTATCGGCGACAACGAGCTCCCGGACACCGACGCTGCCGCCGAGACGGCCGACGACTGA